The genomic DNA TAAGAGACTAACGTTAGAGCCTTCTACTAAGACTCCAATGATAGGTTGCACAGAAATCACCCACGTATTGATTTATGGCTACGGGTGCTCACCTCTCACACCAATCGTATTCTTCCAGCTACCATGATTACCCGAGCAGAATCTTCCGCGCAAGATTTAGTCTGCAATCCCATGAAAATTACGGGAAATACTAGTAGCTAACTATCCTACATGCTGCAAGTCCAAGCATATGTAACAAACGGATGTTTATTTAGCATGTCTACCGGCCCGGTGGACCTGTTAGCCCTAGCTGCGTAACGGTCGTAGAAAAACAATGCGTACCGCAAGGTAGTACACCGTAGCTAGGCACGCACACGATCCGGCGATATACCTTTATCATCAAGTATACACGTATATATGGCGCTTGTTTTCAGTCGAGCCATAGCACGCGACATCTTGCTCTGATAGATTACCTTATTTGCAGCGTCACACAAAGACATAGAAATCCCCTTTTTATGATTATTCCCGGGCATTGGAAATAATAGCATAGCAGATTCTGTACGACATCCCTCCGGGAGGAATGTATAAGGGAGAGGGTATGTAACTCATCCATCACCGACCACTGACCGACCACCATGGACCCAACATACACAACCCGGCAGTTCCGTGAATACCTCCAGTTTAGCTACCCTGCTGCTACACTGCTAGTATTTTTGATCGGGTTTATCACAAATTCGGTTCTGATCGCTAAAAGCTCCCAAAATGGCGGCGCAGTGCGGTGTGGTCTTGAGGAAAAGCCCTTGTCCAAGGGGTTGAGAAGTACGATACACAAGATTGCAGATGCTCAGAAGCATCAGTTTTCTTCTAGTGCAAGATATGCATTCGTATGGCTTGTGGTTGGTGTCCTGGTGACCCTTGTGGCGGATGTTTCTGTCCATATCAGTCATGCTATTGCGGGCCATGAGGAGAGATGGTGGTGTGGACAAGCGACTGTGGTGAGCTTCTTCAATTCATATGGCTGGAAAATAGCAACCAAGGCTAACCGGTATAGATCTACGTCGTGGGATCATTTTTCTCCCacgtcatcatcttcctctccctgCTCGATACAAATCCCGCCCCAACTTTCGCGCAATTTATTCCCTGGTCCATGACGATTCCGTTCGAACTCGCCATAGTCGCTACTTCTTTATCAATCTATACCAATACACACCATGATCCGATCGTCGGGAATGCATTCGGCGGTCCTCTGCGCGAAAGAATCACAAAGTGGGAATTGCTGGAGGTGATATCCGGTGTTATTCGACTTCTTTTTCTGGTTTTCTTGGTTGCTTTGTACGTGCTGCATTTCGTCCGCGCGAATTCGGCCGAGGGCTCTCGCGAAGATAGTCCAATGGAGCAGATTGGACTTCTTGACTCTGAGACAAAGGCTGGGGCCGAGAACAACGAGGGTGACGATGCCCCCGAAAAACCTACAACTGCCCCAAACACCTGGTGGCAGTACCTCAGCggctactccgtactatttCCATACCTATGGCCCTCCAAATCCCGGCGCCTTCAGATTATCGTCATAATCTGCTTTGGCCTCTTAATCCTCCAGCGCATCGTTAACGTCCTAGTCCCATACCAAGTCGGCGTAATCACCGAGGCCCTCTCCATCGAAGGAAACAATATCCACCTCCCCTGGCTCCAAATCTGCCTCTACATCATCTACCGCTGGCTCCAAGGCAGCCAGGGCCTTCTCGAGTCCCTGCGCTCATATCTCTGGATCCCAATTAGTCAATATGCTTACATGGAAACGTCGACTGCGTCGTTTGAGCATGTGCACGGTCTGAGTTTGGATTTTCATTTGAATAAGAAGATTGGGGAGGTGCTTTATGCGTTGAATAAGGGGAGTGATTCCGTAAATACGTTTTTGGAACAGGTTACGTTCCAGGTTGTGCCTATGGTTATTGATCTGGGGGTTGCGGTGGGGTACTTTTTGATTGCGTTTGATGCGTATTATGGGCTTGTTGTTGCTATTGTGACGTTTTTCTATCTCTATGTCACGGTGCGCATAGCGCAGTGGAGGGCTGAAATGCGAAGAAAACAGGTCAATGCCCACAGGCAGGAGAATGCCATCAAGTGAGCCCTCCCCCCTGTACCCTCACTTGGCAGCACGATAGCATGCTAACGACACAGAAACgactccctctcctcctaCGAAACAGTAAAACACTTCAACGCCGAACTCCTCGAACACACCCGCTACCGAACAGCAGTCTCCACCTTCCAATCCGCAGAATACCACTCCCTCTACGCGCAGTCCTTCATGACAGCAGCCCAAAACACAGTCTTTACACTAGGCCTGCTACTCACCTGCTTCATAGCCGCGTACCAGGTCTCCATCGGCCAGCGGCCAGTGGGCCAATTCATGACTCTGCTCACGTACATGGCGCAGCTACAGACGCCGCTGAGTTACTTTGGGACGTTTTATCGGTATATCCAGACTGCTATGATTAATTCGGAGCGgttgttggagttgttgAGGGAGAGGGCGTCGGTTGTTGATAGGGTGTCTGCTAGACCTATGGATGCTTGCCAGGGACGGATTACGTTCGAAGATATTGGATTTGCGTATGATGCGAGGAAACACAAGAATGCGTTAAACGGGCTATCATTCCACTGCGAGCCAGGCACAATAACAGCCCTAGTCGGCGAGTCCGGAGGCGGGAAGTCGACTATCTTCCGCCTGCTCTTCCGCTTCTATAACCCCCAAACCGGCCGGATCCTCGTCGACAACAATGACGTCCAGGATATAACCATCGCTTCTCTCCGCGAACACATCGCCATCGTCCCGCAGGACACATCCCTCTTCAATGAATCCCTCCTCTACAATCTCCGCTACGCATCCCCCTCCGCCACAGATGAAGACATCCACAATGCCTGCCGAGCAGCCTGCATCCATGATAAAATCATGACATTCCCAGAAGCCTACGAGACGAAAGTCGGTGATCGGGGACTGCGGCTTAGCGGCGGTGAGAAACAGCGCGTTGCGATTGCGCAGACAATTCTTAAAAATCCGCAAATTATACTCTTGGATGAGGCGACTGCTGCGTTGGATAGTGAGACGGAGGGGCATGTGCAGGAGGCGTTGGGGAACTTGGCAAAGGGGAGGACGGTGATCATGATTGCGCATCGTTTGAGTACTGTTACGGAAGCGAACCAGATATTGGTGTTGCATGAGGGCAGAGTTGTGGAGAGGGGGACGCATGGGGagttgttggggttgggtggGAGGTATATGGGGATGTGGCGGAGGCAGAGTCGGCagggtgctggagaagagtTGCGGAGACGGAATCCACAGCAAAGGTTGCTCTAGTCGACGTGGTGGCATTGTATATAGGCACTTGATTGCATTGCGAGGTAGCATTTTGTTCTATCTGAACTCCTTTTCTTCATAACCATAACCCATAATGCATATACAAATCACTCTACTCATCATcactttcctcttcctcatcttcatcactatcctcctcctcggcaTTGGCAAGCCAGTCCACAAACTGCTGCGTCTGGACCCTAATTTTCCTCATATCCTCCGTCCCGCTAGACCGCTCATCATCCCACCACTGCTCATAAGCCTCTTCCTCGATCAACTCGAGATCGTAAAGCTCCTTCGCTGTAAACAGCAGTACCGTATCGCCCTTTGGCCGGGTAACGAGGTCCTGTTGGAGTAGGAGTAGTAGGTCCACCTGGTCCGGCTTCGCTGCGGTTTCGCGATCGAACATGCACCGCTCCACGATCTCGCGGTACGTGCCGAAGATGTCACGGACGGCCTGGGAGGCGGATTTCTGGCTCTCGTCTATGAGGTTCTGGATGCGTTTCATGAAGGCTGAGACCACCGCGCGGCGGACTTGGTTGTCAGATGCGTTGGCAGTCATGCGCAGAGAGACGAGCTCGAGTTGCACGACGTCTGGGCTGACGCCTTCGCGGAGACCGTCGTAGAGGCTGACGGCGGCGTCTTGGACGAAGtggtcttctttttcttcttcggagACGGAAGTGCCGTAGCTTCCTGCGCGGGAGCCGGCGAAGTCGGAGGTTTCAGAGGACAGAGTTGAGATGGATTCggtggagagggagaggttGGCCATGTTATAGACTAGGCCGGAGGAGGTATCGCTTGCGTCGTCCTCTTCGTCGTCTGAGTCTTCGTCACGGGTGAACTCGTATCCTTCGCCTCCGGCACCGACGACCGCCGGATCGCTCTCAGGCGCaacttcatcatcttccttcgGAGACTTGGTAATACGGATCCCTTCGCCAATGGTGATTCCATCGGCAATTTTAACTCCGTACGAGAGAAGCGCCCCCGACTCGACCTTGCATTGGTTGCCCACCACGGCACCATTGGCAACAATAGCCTGGTTAACAATCGTGTTATCCCCAATGACAACATTGTCCCAGATATAAGCACCGTTCAGAGTCACGTTCCTGCCGATCTTGCAGTTCCTCCCGAGCACCGTGTTCTTCACCGTCGTCTTCTCGCCGATACTGGTACCTTGTCCGATCACCACCCGACGACCCACGACGCATGACCTCGCTAATGTCACGTTCTGTTCTTGGTATAGGTTGCTCTTGCGGAGCTCGTAGTTGTGTCCGGGGAGCAGGTTCGTGTCTGGGCAGAGGGGGTACGTCCATCTCGAGATGACGTCCTTGCTGATGGCATCGTACGCCTTAAGATTCCGTGCTCTTGCCGCATAGTGGTCCTTGATGATGTACGTGTGGATGGTCTTACCGTTCAACTCGTAATCCTTCAGAACACCAAACAAGAATTGCTTCCGCGGCGCTTGATAGTCGAAGCTGTCGGACCACAAACTCAAAACATCGGGCGTGCAAATGTCGATGCTACAGTCAATCAAATCCTGACGGATATCAATCTCCGGATGCGAAGCAATAATCTCAGTATCGATGTTCAAACGCGCCCCATGCTCCGACTGCTCTGCGTGGTGGTCGATCTCCTCGTAATGAAGACAACGGTCCTTGGTCGGATCGACGACAAACACCGGCGAGACGGACGAGGACTTGGTTCGGTGGTTCCGGCCAGCTTCGCGCAGGACCATGGTCATAATCGCGTTCTTATCGGCTTCACGGCGGGCTCGGTGCGTGGCCAAGGCTCCTTCAATCGGCATGTTGCTGATGACATCTCCGCTCACGACGATAAAGTCTCCTGTAATGACATGTTTCCCGTCAAGATCTCGCATAACATCACCGACCGATGTAGACGTGGACTTGAGGAAGGTCAATTGCTTAAACGGCGACGAGAGTGCTCTCCATTTCGATGCGCTGGTGTCACAAGTTAGCTTGGTCACAGCCACACCCTATTCCTTCCCTCACGTACTTGATATACTTCTCCAACTGGTCGGAGTGAGCACCTCCATAGAGAAACACCTCTTCGACGCCCGCATTGGCAAGAAATTCGAACGTATACTCAATCAACGGCGTGTTGGCCAACGGCAGTAGACACTGTATTCGTTTATCGCATTAGCACCAACCTTTACCCCGGGCATataagaggaaagagaactaACCCTAGGCTTGTCGAGCGTAAATGGCTCGAATCTTGTCTCGAAAGTATCGGCCAGGACCTAAACCAGTCAGCCTCCAGCCCCGCGCCGCGTTGTGCCTGTCGATCTGCGATATCGAGATCTGGGGTGCAGGGGCAAACATACAACGGCCTGAAGTGTCTCCTCGACTTCCTCTGCGGCATTTCGCTGTTTCGGCGCGCCACCACCGCCTTTCTTGGGGGCCATAGTTGCTGCCGACAATCCAAAGAAGTTAGCAAACTAGTTCTCCGTGTGGGCGACCGGAGAATGCACAACGCGGGGAAATGGTACTTACCTCTATCCGTACAGTCGCGAGGTCAAAGGCAACAAATCTTCGCGGATAAAACACAATAATCTAATTCTCTCACAGGTACCTCGTTGACCCAATCGCGACTCTTTCACAGAAAACTCCGCCAAGCCATCGGAGTCATCTCCATCCCACTTTGATTCTGCCAGGCGGTAAGTCTGTTTGCGATATTTGTGTATTTTGCAGTGTTTGCAATTAGAGAATCACGTGAATCACGTGAAAAGCCACAATGACGCCGCGCAGCCCCCGAAAGTCCAGACCCTCGACTCGACCTTGGTCAAGGTCTAGACCGCGTGGAGAATGCAGACCTTgtatttttgttttctttcatGGGTTTGTTTGACGAATCTGTCCCTGCCGCTCGTGTGGAGCCTTACTGGGCTTATTGACTTATTGATAGTAACACACAATATATGGATGCAACTAATTTGTTCATCGAATGCAGGTAGATACATGgggaaggaaaaaaaaagaaaaaaactcACGCCGCCACTCCCAATTCTTGTACACCAAAAAGCCAAACGCTTCCCCATAGGGAGTATATAAATAAAAACATCTCACGCTGCCAGTCCTCAAAGTCTCGATCCAGAGCTCCGCTGAACGCCCCATATAGTCTATAAGTCACAAAGAATGTAATGAGAAAACCTCCCGGAGAACAATGTAAGAATATTCGCAGTAGAAATAAATCGTAGTCCGGAGACGGTATGAGTGAATCGAATGCTTGAAGCAAATTTGTACGCGAGGTGTATATGTGCAGATAGAAGTGGAATAGAATGCCGCGTTAGACGTTCATGAATCAAGTAGACTAGCCCGTCCGTGCTTGCACCGGATTGACCATCGCCTGTGCAGGCTGAGCATACATGCGCGGTCGCTTCGCCATGTTGGGGTTATCTGGAGCGCTGGACATTTCCGATACTTGTCGTCGGTGCGGTGGCCGTACTGCTGCTGGCGCCGCTCCGGCTGGGGCGAGTGCCACTGCCGGTGCTGGGTACTGGACACCGTTTTGATCGACGGTGTACGCGACTGGAGCAGCCGGCGTGGCGGCAGCATATTGCCCTTGTACATGCGGAATACTGGGATGGACCGCCATGCCATGGAACTGGCCAGGTGACTGCCAGTTACTCATGGACGCAGCTGGCGATTGACCGGGGGAACTGTCCTCCTTGACAGATTGAGCAGCGGAGCCTTGCGCAGCCATTGTGACCGCAGGCGCAGGTTGTGGAGCCTCCATGCCCTGCGGAATAGACTTGAGATGGACGAGATGCTTCTCAAGCATGTCGAGCAAGCTCTTGCGAGTAAACGGTTTGGGAAGCACATCATCCATTCCTAGCTTAATTAGCAGCCGCATGAAAACAGGCATCAGTAACAAAGCGCACTCACCATGCTGGAAGTAAAGCTGAATATCATCACTCCGGATGTTGGATGTCATAGCGATAATAGGAGTCCGGTCGAACTGGCGGATAAGGTGGCAGGCTGAGACACCGTCCAGATTGGGCATGATGATATCCATGAGAATTAGATCGTACTTCGAACCGTCTTGAATTTTGTTCACGGCCTCGAGACCATCAAACTGCGACAGGTTAGTGGACTGTTCTATAATACCAAGGAGACAAACATACCGCAGTATCAATTACACAAGAAAACGAATACAAGAATTTCCCACCAATTTGACGACACGTTGCGTCGTCCTCGACAAGTAGAATGTGCGGGCTGCGCATCCATCCCGGGTCAACGTTGGTGCTCTTCTTTCGATTATCAGGAAACTGCCGGCGGGCATCACTGGATTCGATCTCCGGCTTGGGTGGCATCGGATATGGCACATTGTTAACATGCTCACTGTACATGGGATCAATACCATTGGTTGCACCAACGGGGTAAACCACGGTATCCATCTCGCCATTCATCTTGGGCGTTGTGGTGGGATAAACCAAAGCGCTGGAATTGGCGCCAGTCGTCGGTGCACGCACCATTCCGGTAGTCGGCGTTGATACGACGGGAGTCTGTTTGGCTTCGCCAAGTTGATCGACACCGGTGAGGTTGAACTGCATTTCGGAGTGCAAATCGTTGAGCAGCTTCGAGGCCTGCTGAAGCGGCGATGATGGCTCATCTTCCATCGGGGTGACCTGGGACGGGCTCAGGGTCGAACCAGCTTGTCCTTGTGGTTGGAAGGGGGCAGCCGCCTTGCTGTCGCGTCTCTGCCGGGCATCGACGGACAGTAGGTAGGTCATCAACTGGTGAATGACGTTCTCGTGGTTGAGGACCGTCTTTTGCACGCGCATCACCTCCTGCAGCATGAGCTGATGATCGACGGTGAGTTGAGCGTAGCGGTCGGACAGGTGTTGGAtctgctgttgttgggcCACGATTTGTTGGTTCAAGAGATCGATCTGCTGTGTCGGGACAGAGTCGTCATGATCGCGAGCCTGTTTACGGGGCGCCGGCGCTTTCCGTCGAATGTTGTCCAACGATTCCTTGCTGTTTGCCCGGAACTCAGGGTGCTTAAACTCCCAAGCCTATACACTATTAGAACATTGTACGTCCGGAAAGAAGTAGATGTCGCCTACGTTGGGACCGTATGGTGATTGCCCATTCTCCTCGTTATTCTGCCGGACTTTGTGGAAATCGTATTTGTTCAGCTGGCGAACGAAACTGGCAAAGTTGCTGTGCTTGAAGTGTCTTGGCAGGATGGTTTTGGTGAATTTTTCGCACTAGAGCAAAAGATCCTCCGGTCAGTCTACTTTCTTGCCAGCGGAACGAACGGGGCGAAATGGGCGCAAATTACCTCCAGGACGACGAAGCTGTCCCCCTCATCACCCCAACGAACGATCTCCGAATATGATGGGTCCTCGAGCATCCTTAAAACGAGTCAGAACACGAACTATTGATGTGATCCATGGTCGCGTCGCAGGTGTTGGGCCGAAAACGCCGGAAATCGACAATGCCGAACAAAggcagcaaaaaaaaaaaaagtagcGGGGTGGAAAAAGAACTCACTTGTAGAGTTTTCGCACCTGCCATTGTCAGTATTATTGAGAGATAGTAGAATATGAGCATAGTAGAGACGTACAAAATCGCTGGAGTTGCCCGAGGGCCCGGAGTTGGACGAGGTCGAGGTCTGGCCACCCTCCATCGTGGGCTAGACGGGTCGCGACCGATCGAAAAGCAGCAGGGAGGACTATCACAGTAAGTGACGGGAAATAACAAGATataagagagaaaaaaaaagatatcaaaaaaatagagaaaaaaagaaaaagaaaaagaacgagagaagaagaaaaagattctaaagaagaaaagagaacagaGTGAGttggaggagaaaagaggaaaagaagaggaagaggagaaaagagtgGTCAGTGAGTGGGACGGGGCCAGTGGAATTCCGCAGTGACCCCGGATACTATGGACTATCACCACTAGAGCTGTTATATATAGTTGAGTTTTTATATTTAAAGAATGGATAAGACGTATGAGTATAGTTAAAGACTCAGAATTTGTATTCTTGTTCTCCGGGGGGTGGTTCATATCATATATGAACTGACAGCACTCAACTGCGATGTATCGGAGTACTTGTCTGCAGACCAGTGAGAAATAGGGCATCTGATTGGAAGCCTATAGTGATTGACGTTGGTCTAAAATCCCTATGTCAATTGTGTTGTTGTTTTACATACATAGTAGCACTCCGTATAGGAGTGTTGTATACGGGGTTCTCATTCGGGGCACTCGGATGGCCTCCTCCTATTGTTACTCCTCTACTTCCACTACCAGTATATCTATGATTGTAATCCTGGGTACGATCCTTGAAACTCTACATTCACATGCTGATAGCTGCAATATACAACCTGCAGTTATGCAATGCATATTCAAAACAGCTGTCAACCCCTCATCCCCGCTGCGAGTATCGGTACAGTGTAGGCTGAATTTTTTAGCATCTGACATAGAATGTCATCgtagtactccggagtagtcCTGTAGTAGTTTTATACCCCTTGTATACCCCGTACACTAACACCACCTTTTTTTTGATTGTGCCATACAGGGCAGACAGATACTACTAATCAAGCAACGGTCGGCTATGACGAAATCGGTCAGGTCCCCGATATAAGCGGAATacattcttctccatcttcttcaatcTACCACCTCAATTACTCTACAAACCGCACACTACTCCCCTAACTCACCCAGTATTTCACGATGTTCGCCACTCGCCGTGTCGCTACCTCCCTCCCCCGCGCCTTCTCCCAGCGCGCCCTCTTCCACAACACCGCTCCGGCTTTCGTCCAAAAGGGCGACTCCATCCCAGACCTCGACGTCCTGGTTGAGAACTCCCCGGGTAACAAGGTCAACCTCGCCAAGGAGATTAAGGGCAAGGGTGTTATCATTGGCACTCCTGCTGCCTTTAGTAAGTCGCTCTGCTTATCTTCCATGCTGTGAGTAGTGCGACTAACAGAATAGGTCCGGCTTGCTCGAGCACCCACGTCCCCGGTTATATCAACCACCCCAAGCTCAAGGAAGCTGGT from Aspergillus chevalieri M1 DNA, chromosome 1, nearly complete sequence includes the following:
- a CDS encoding uncharacterized protein (COG:Q;~EggNog:ENOG410PH02;~InterPro:IPR017871,IPR027417,IPR003593,IPR039421, IPR011527,IPR003439,IPR036640;~PFAM:PF00005,PF00664;~TransMembrane:11 (o20-38i82-107o119-138i150-170o199-221i290-307o327-345i413-433o439-458i530-547o559-580i);~go_component: GO:0016021 - integral component of membrane [Evidence IEA];~go_function: GO:0005524 - ATP binding [Evidence IEA];~go_function: GO:0016887 - ATPase activity [Evidence IEA];~go_function: GO:0042626 - ATPase-coupled transmembrane transporter activity [Evidence IEA];~go_process: GO:0055085 - transmembrane transport [Evidence IEA]), with amino-acid sequence MDPTYTTRQFREYLQFSYPAATLLVFLIGFITNSVLIAKSSQNGGAVRCGLEEKPLSKGLRSTIHKIADAQKHQFSSSARYAFVWLVVGVLVTLVADVSVHISHAIAGHEERWWCGQATVIYVVGSFFSHVIIFLSLLDTNPAPTFAQFIPWSMTIPFELAIVATSLSIYTNTHHDPIVGNAFGGPLRERITKWELLEVISGVIRLLFLVFLVALYVLHFVRANSAEGSREDSPMEQIGLLDSETKAGAENNEGDDAPEKPTTAPNTWWQYLSGYSVLFPYLWPSKSRRLQIIVIICFGLLILQRIVNVLVPYQVGVITEALSIEGNNIHLPWLQICLYIIYRWLQGSQGLLESLRSYLWIPISQYAYMETSTASFEHVHGLSLDFHLNKKIGEVLYALNKGSDSVNTFLEQVTFQVVPMVIDLGVAVGYFLIAFDAYYGLVVAIVTFFYLYVTVRIAQWRAEMRRKQVNAHRQENAIKNDSLSSYETVKHFNAELLEHTRYRTAVSTFQSAEYHSLYAQSFMTAAQNTVFTLGLLLTCFIAAYQVSIGQRPVGQFMTLLTYMAQLQTPLSYFGTFYRYIQTAMINSERLLELLRERASVVDRVSARPMDACQGRITFEDIGFAYDARKHKNALNGLSFHCEPGTITALVGESGGGKSTIFRLLFRFYNPQTGRILVDNNDVQDITIASLREHIAIVPQDTSLFNESLLYNLRYASPSATDEDIHNACRAACIHDKIMTFPEAYETKVGDRGLRLSGGEKQRVAIAQTILKNPQIILLDEATAALDSETEGHVQEALGNLAKGRTVIMIAHRLSTVTEANQILVLHEGRVVERGTHGELLGLGGRYMGMWRRQSRQGAGEELRRRNPQQRLL
- a CDS encoding translation initiation factor eIF2B catalytic subunit epsilon (BUSCO:EOG09260RS7;~COG:J;~EggNog:ENOG410PFJ7;~InterPro:IPR003307,IPR016021,IPR029044,IPR016024, IPR005835,IPR011004,IPR044123,IPR001451,IPR035543;~PFAM:PF00483,PF00132,PF02020;~go_function: GO:0005085 - guanyl-nucleotide exchange factor activity [Evidence IEA];~go_function: GO:0005515 - protein binding [Evidence IEA];~go_function: GO:0016779 - nucleotidyltransferase activity [Evidence IEA];~go_function: GO:0031369 - translation initiation factor binding [Evidence IEA];~go_process: GO:0009058 - biosynthetic process [Evidence IEA]) yields the protein MAPKKGGGGAPKQRNAAEEVEETLQAVVLADTFETRFEPFTLDKPRCLLPLANTPLIEYTFEFLANAGVEEVFLYGGAHSDQLEKYINASKWRALSSPFKQLTFLKSTSTSVGDVMRDLDGKHVITGDFIVVSGDVISNMPIEGALATHRARREADKNAIMTMVLREAGRNHRTKSSSVSPVFVVDPTKDRCLHYEEIDHHAEQSEHGARLNIDTEIIASHPEIDIRQDLIDCSIDICTPDVLSLWSDSFDYQAPRKQFLFGVLKDYELNGKTIHTYIIKDHYAARARNLKAYDAISKDVISRWTYPLCPDTNLLPGHNYELRKSNLYQEQNVTLARSCVVGRRVVIGQGTSIGEKTTVKNTVLGRNCKIGRNVTLNGAYIWDNVVIGDNTIVNQAIVANGAVVGNQCKVESGALLSYGVKIADGITIGEGIRITKSPKEDDEVAPESDPAVVGAGGEGYEFTRDEDSDDEEDDASDTSSGLVYNMANLSLSTESISTLSSETSDFAGSRAGSYGTSVSEEEKEDHFVQDAAVSLYDGLREGVSPDVVQLELVSLRMTANASDNQVRRAVVSAFMKRIQNLIDESQKSASQAVRDIFGTYREIVERCMFDRETAAKPDQVDLLLLLQQDLVTRPKGDTVLLFTAKELYDLELIEEEAYEQWWDDERSSGTEDMRKIRVQTQQFVDWLANAEEEDSDEDEEEESDDE
- the skn7 gene encoding putative stress response transcription factor SrrA/Skn7 (COG:K;~EggNog:ENOG410Q4IY;~InterPro:IPR011006,IPR001789,IPR014402,IPR027725;~PFAM:PF00072;~go_function: GO:0000156 - phosphorelay response regulator activity [Evidence IEA];~go_function: GO:0003700 - DNA-binding transcription factor activity [Evidence IEA];~go_process: GO:0000160 - phosphorelay signal transduction system [Evidence IEA];~go_process: GO:0006355 - regulation of transcription, DNA-templated [Evidence IEA]) encodes the protein MLQEVMRVQKTVLNHENVIHQLMTYLLSVDARQRRDSKAAAPFQPQGQAGSTLSPSQVTPMEDEPSSPLQQASKLLNDLHSEMQFNLTGVDQLGEAKQTPVVSTPTTGMVRAPTTGANSSALVYPTTTPKMNGEMDTVVYPVGATNGIDPMYSEHVNNVPYPMPPKPEIESSDARRQFPDNRKKSTNVDPGWMRSPHILLVEDDATCRQIGGKFLYSFSCVIDTAFDGLEAVNKIQDGSKYDLILMDIIMPNLDGVSACHLIRQFDRTPIIAMTSNIRSDDIQLYFQHGMDDVLPKPFTRKSLLDMLEKHLVHLKSIPQGMEAPQPAPAVTMAAQGSAAQSVKEDSSPGQSPAASMSNWQSPGQFHGMAVHPSIPHVQGQYAAATPAAPVAYTVDQNGVQYPAPAVALAPAGAAPAAVRPPHRRQVSEMSSAPDNPNMAKRPRMYAQPAQAMVNPVQARTG
- a CDS encoding peroxiredoxin family protein (COG:O;~EggNog:ENOG410PN2B;~InterPro:IPR036249,IPR037944,IPR013740;~PFAM:PF08534,PF00578;~go_function: GO:0016491 - oxidoreductase activity [Evidence IEA]); amino-acid sequence: MFATRRVATSLPRAFSQRALFHNTAPAFVQKGDSIPDLDVLVENSPGNKVNLAKEIKGKGVIIGTPAAFSPACSSTHVPGYINHPKLKEAGQVFVVSVNDPFVTKAWGTSLDPTGKSGIRFLGDPTGKFSEALDVTFDSTSVFGNQRSKRYALTVENGKVTGTYIEPDNTGVNASTAEKVLG